In the Rhizobium sp. SSA_523 genome, GCTCGTCGCGGAACCGCTGGAACGCGGCTTCGGTCTGACGCTGGGCAATGCCCTTCGTCGCGTTCTCTTGTCGTCGCTGCGCGGCGCGGCTGTGACCGCCGTTCAGATCGACGGCGTCCTGCACGAATTCTCCTCCATCCCCGGCGTGCGCGAGGATGTGACGGACATCGTGCTGAACATCAAGGAAATCGCCATCAAGATGGATGGCGATGATTCCAAGCGCATGGTCGTGCGCAAGCAGGGCCCTGGTGTTGTCACCGCTGGCGATATCCAGACGGTCGGCGATATCGAGATCCTGAACCCGGACCATGTCATCTGCACGCTCGACGAAGGCGCTGAAATCCGCATGGAATTCACGGTCAACAACGGCAAGGGCTATGTCCCGGCCGAGCGTAACCGTGCAGAGGATGCTCCGATCGGCCTCATCCCGGTCGACAGTCTCTACTCGCCGGTCAAGAAAGTGTCCTACAAGGTGGAAAACACCCGCGAAGGCCAGGTTCTCGACTATGACAAGCTGACGATGACCATCGAAACCGATGGTTCCGTTACCGGTGAAGATGCTGTCGCTTTCGCGGCCCGCATCCTTCAGGACCAGCTCTCGGTTTTCGTCAATTTCGACGAACCGCAGAAGGAAGCCGAAGAAGAGTCGGTCACCGAACTCGCCTTCAATCCTGCGCTGTTGAAGAAGGTCGACGAATTGGAGCTTTCCGTCCGTTCGGCCAACTGCCTGAAGAACGACAACATCGTCTATATCGGCGACCTTATTCAGAAGACCGAGGCGGAAATGCTGCGCACGCCGAACTTCGGTCGCAAGTCGCTGAACGAGATCAAGGAAGTTCTCGCATCCATGGGCCTGCATCTGGGCATGGAAGTTCCGGCCTGGCCGCCGGAGAACATCGAAGATCTCGCCAAGCGCTACGAAGACCAGTACTAACCATTTAAACTGCAGGCGCATGCCTGCAAGTAAAGGAGACACGAGATGCGTCACCAGAATTCCGGCCGCAAGCTCAACCGTACCGCCAGCCACCGCAAGGCAATGTTTGCCAACATGGCTGCTTCGCTCATCACCCATGAGCAGATCGTCACCACGCTGCCGAAGGCGAAGGAAATTCGCCCGATCGTCGAAAAGCTGGTCACGCTCGGCAAGCGCGGCGACCTGCACGCTCGCCGTCAGGCCATTTCGCAGATCAAGGACGTCGATGCCGTCCGCAAGCTGTTCGATGCCATCGCCACGCGTTATGCCAGCCGTAACGGCGGTTACCTGCGTATCATGAAGGCCGGCTTCCGCCAGGGTGACAATGCGCCGCTCGCCGTCATCGAGTTCGTCGAGCGCGACGTGAATGCCAAGGGCGCAGCCGACAAGGCTCGCGTGGCTGCCGAAGCAGAAGCTGCTGAAGCTGCATAAGAATTCCCGAAACGGGATAAAGCTTGAGGGCCGGGTGAGCGATCACCCGGCCCTTCTCGTTTGCGCAGCCGCTTGGCCGATTTGGCCGATGTGGTCAATTCACCGATCAAGCCATGGGAGGCGCCGTCTCGCAGCTCTGCGCTCGCTGCAGGAGGAAAGCCCGTTCGACGGCATTGCTGCTAAGATCGGCGGCGTGCCGGAACAGGGCGGCGGCCTGGCTCCATTTTCGAAGCCGCATCAGGAAATCCGCCTTGGCGGCATAAAAAGGTGCATAGCGCGAGAGGGCGGGGGATGCCTCCAGCTCGGCGAGAAGTCTCAGCCCCGACTGGGGCCCGTAAGCCATGGCGTGCGCGACGGCCCGGTTCAGCGCCACCACGGGGGACGGGAGCCGGCCCAGGAGCCGATCATAGAGATCCGCGCTCATGGTCCAGTCGGTGTCCGCGAAAGTGGGCGCGCGGGCATGCACCCCGGCCAGCTGGGCCTGGAGCGCATAGATGCCATCCTCTCCGCCAAGGCGCTTTGCGGTTGCCAGCCCCTCGAGCCCGCGTTGAATGAGAAGCCGGTCCCACAGGCGGCGGTTTTGCGTCTCCAGGGTGTGAGCGCTGCCATCCGGCGCTGTCCTGGCCCTGAAGCGCGAGGCCTGCAGCTCCATCAAAGCCAGCAGTCCATGGGCCTCCGGCTCTTCGGGCGCCAAGCCGACAAGGATGCGGCCGAGGCGCATGGCCTCCTCGCAGAGCTGCGGCCGGATCAGGTCTTCGCCGCGGCTTGCGGCATAGCCTTCGTTGAAGATCAGGTAGATGACTTCGAGGACGGAGGCGAGACGGGCGTCGCGCTCTGCGCCGCGGGGCACGTCGAAGGCAATGCCGGCGTCACGCAGGATCCTCTTCGCCCGGACGATTCGCTGGGCAATCGTCGTCTCCTCGACGAGAAAGGCGCGCGCAATTTCCTGCGTGCTCAGGCCGGCAAGGATCTTGAGCGTCAGGGCCGTCCGCTGGTCGCGGGCAAGAAGCGGGTGGCAGGCCGCGAATATCAGCGATAGCCGCTCATCGCCGATCTCGTCATCGAGTGTCGCCTCGATCGCGGCGAAGGGATCAGGCTGATGGATCTCTATCCCGTGGACGAGAGCGGCTTGCTGGCGATCCATCATCCGGCGGCGGCGCCACTGGTCGATCGCGCGCCGTTTGGCAGCCATCATCAGCCAGGCGCCCGGATTTTGCGGGATGCCGAGACGCGGCCACCGCGACAGCGCCAGGACCAGGACGTCCTGCGCCAGGTCTTCCGCCTGATTGAGGTCACCGAGATGGCGGGCGAGCCCGGCAATCAGCCGGACCCGTTCCATGCGATAGATCGTCTCGACCGCCCGGACCGCGTCCACGCCGTTTGCGGGCGCGTGCCGCCCCGATGTCGGCGGATGGCCATGCTCTGTCATGCCGTCACTCCGGATGCTGGCTCCAAGGGCGGGTCGAGCGGGTCGGCAAACGCTCAGCTCTGCCGGGCGGCCAGGCCCTCGGCGGCGCGGTCATGGCTTGCCTGTCCCTCCGGTGAGATCACGTCCGCGAAGTCCTCCATCTCGTAGAAGGGACGGATCTCGATCTCGCTCGGCCCCGGCATCGGGTTGGGGCAGCGTTTTACCCAGGCGACGGCCTCATCCATGTCCTTCACCTCCCAGATCCAGTAGCCGGCAACCAGTTCGCGCGTTTCGGCAAACGGGCCGTCGATGATCCGCCGCTCGCCACCGTCGAAGGCGATACGCTTGCCGAGCTTCGACGGCTTCAGCCCGTCGCCGGACAGCATGATGCCCGCCTGAACGAGGTCCTCGTTGAACTTGCCCATTGCCTCGAACATGTCCGGTTCCGGCATGATGCCGGCCTCGCTGTCCTCGGTTGCCTTCACCAATACCATGACACGCATCGTCGTCTCCTCTTCTGTGCTTTTCGGGCACCGTCTGGCGCTCCCACGCCTGTAACGAACGGGCTCAGGCAGATTCGACATGGCAATGGCGAAAAATCTGCAGCTGTGACGATAGAAGGTACATCAGCGAAAAGAGAAGAAAAGATCAGGGAGAGGAAGGAGACACAGGCAGGTCTGCCTGAACGCGGTTTCCGGAGCAGGGTGTCGGGGGCAGGGTGTCTGGGGCAGGTGGCGGGGGCGGATTATCGCAAACTCGTCGCCCGGCGTGCGCGTTTCCAGTCCATCACCCGGGGACGGACGAGCCGGTAGCCGAGCAGAAGAACGACGATGGCGCTATAAATGGCGGGCTCCAGCGTGAAGGACTTCAGCGACAGCACGTAATGCAGCAGACCGGCCAGGAGGGTGGGATAAGCGAGCTTGTGCAATTTTGTCCAGCGCGGTCCAAGTCGGCGGATGGACCAGCGATTGGAGGTCGCCGCCAGCGGGATGAGCATGAGAAGCCCTGCCATTCCCAGCATGATATAAGGCCGTTTTGCGATGTCGCCCAAAATGGAGGAGAAGATCAAACCGCGATCCAGCGTCAGATAGACGGCGAAATGCGCGAGAACATAATAGAAGGCGAGGAGGCCCAGTGCGCGCCGATAGGCGATCCAGTTCACGCCGAAGAGATCGCGCAGCGGCGTGATGGCCAGGCCGAGACACAGGAAGCGCAGCGCCCAGATCCCCAGCAGGTGCTCGAAAGCCCGCACGGGATCAGCGCCCAGACCGCCGTAAATGCCTTGATAGAAGGCGTAGAGGCCGGGCAGGAGGCCAAGCGCGTAGAGCGCCCAGACGGAATGGGCGCGGTAGCGCGGCGGGATCGACAAGGCGTTCATGGTCACAAAAGCAGTCATGGCCAGAAAAGCAGTTTTTGAGAA is a window encoding:
- the rplQ gene encoding 50S ribosomal protein L17, with protein sequence MRHQNSGRKLNRTASHRKAMFANMAASLITHEQIVTTLPKAKEIRPIVEKLVTLGKRGDLHARRQAISQIKDVDAVRKLFDAIATRYASRNGGYLRIMKAGFRQGDNAPLAVIEFVERDVNAKGAADKARVAAEAEAAEAA
- a CDS encoding RNA polymerase sigma factor, which codes for MTEHGHPPTSGRHAPANGVDAVRAVETIYRMERVRLIAGLARHLGDLNQAEDLAQDVLVLALSRWPRLGIPQNPGAWLMMAAKRRAIDQWRRRRMMDRQQAALVHGIEIHQPDPFAAIEATLDDEIGDERLSLIFAACHPLLARDQRTALTLKILAGLSTQEIARAFLVEETTIAQRIVRAKRILRDAGIAFDVPRGAERDARLASVLEVIYLIFNEGYAASRGEDLIRPQLCEEAMRLGRILVGLAPEEPEAHGLLALMELQASRFRARTAPDGSAHTLETQNRRLWDRLLIQRGLEGLATAKRLGGEDGIYALQAQLAGVHARAPTFADTDWTMSADLYDRLLGRLPSPVVALNRAVAHAMAYGPQSGLRLLAELEASPALSRYAPFYAAKADFLMRLRKWSQAAALFRHAADLSSNAVERAFLLQRAQSCETAPPMA
- a CDS encoding DNA-directed RNA polymerase subunit alpha, encoding MIQKNWQELIKPNKVEFTSSGRTKATLVAEPLERGFGLTLGNALRRVLLSSLRGAAVTAVQIDGVLHEFSSIPGVREDVTDIVLNIKEIAIKMDGDDSKRMVVRKQGPGVVTAGDIQTVGDIEILNPDHVICTLDEGAEIRMEFTVNNGKGYVPAERNRAEDAPIGLIPVDSLYSPVKKVSYKVENTREGQVLDYDKLTMTIETDGSVTGEDAVAFAARILQDQLSVFVNFDEPQKEAEEESVTELAFNPALLKKVDELELSVRSANCLKNDNIVYIGDLIQKTEAEMLRTPNFGRKSLNEIKEVLASMGLHLGMEVPAWPPENIEDLAKRYEDQY
- a CDS encoding YciI family protein, with the translated sequence MRVMVLVKATEDSEAGIMPEPDMFEAMGKFNEDLVQAGIMLSGDGLKPSKLGKRIAFDGGERRIIDGPFAETRELVAGYWIWEVKDMDEAVAWVKRCPNPMPGPSEIEIRPFYEMEDFADVISPEGQASHDRAAEGLAARQS
- the msrQ gene encoding protein-methionine-sulfoxide reductase heme-binding subunit MsrQ — its product is MTAFVTMNALSIPPRYRAHSVWALYALGLLPGLYAFYQGIYGGLGADPVRAFEHLLGIWALRFLCLGLAITPLRDLFGVNWIAYRRALGLLAFYYVLAHFAVYLTLDRGLIFSSILGDIAKRPYIMLGMAGLLMLIPLAATSNRWSIRRLGPRWTKLHKLAYPTLLAGLLHYVLSLKSFTLEPAIYSAIVVLLLGYRLVRPRVMDWKRARRATSLR